The window GATGAGCGAGGGGTTGTGGCGGGTCGCTTCCCAGAGGTTGGGGTCCATGCGCCGGAACAGCTCGATCAGGTCATGGTCCCAGGCCCAGTACAGGTTGCCGGCGATCTCGCGCAGCACGCGGAGTTTTTCGGGCAGCGCGGGGACAATCGAAAACTCGGTGATGTTTTTCATTGGGTGTCCCTTGTAGTCCAGCGTCTTGGGCGGATTGAAAGCATGAGCGCGGCTCCCCGTGCGGGCGCTTTGCTCCGGAGATTGTCGGGTTTCAGCGGCTGCTCTGCGGCTCAGCCGCTCTCTTTCTGTATCTGCAACAGCGAGCTGAGTCCCACATCCAGATGAATGTCGGTGAACTTGTCGAACACGGCGCGCGAGCTGCGCCGTGTCTTGATCCCTTCCTCGGTCAGCGGCAGGTCGCTGATCAACAGCAGCGCCCCCACTCTTAGCCCCAGGGCGAACCCGACCGCGAACACGGCGGCGGTCTCCATGTCGATGGCCCGGGCGCGCTCGGCCAGCAGCACCTCGCGGAACGACTGGTCGAACTCCCAGAAACGGTACCCGGTAGTGTGGATAATGCCATGGCGGCAGGTCAGGCCCCGCCGGTCGAGTTCGAGACTCAGGTGGCGCTGGATCAGGAAATAGGGCAGGGCCGGCACCCGCTCGGGCAGGTAATGGTGGCTGGCCCCGTCATCCCGGATCGCCGCGGTGGGCAGGAAGAAATCTCCCACCCGGTGCTTGGCGCTCAGGCCCCCGCACAGGCCCAGGAACAGCAGCGCCCTCGGCTCCACCGCGGTGAGCACATCCACGATCAGGGCGGCATTGGGCGAGCCGATGCCGAAACAGACCAGGCTGATCCCGGCGGAGGGATCATGCGCGGCGCTCATGGCCGAGCCGCGCTGGCTGGAGCGCCCGGCGCCCGCGGCGAAACGCTCGGCGTAGAGCTGGAAATTGGTCAGAAGGACATAGGGTTGAAACAGGTCCGGCGCGCTGCCTGTGTAACGCTCCAGGGTTTCGCGGGCAATCTGTCGTTTCCGGGAGCGCTTGTCGGGCGCTGGCTGATCCATCCGGTCTCCACCTTTCTTGCCTCTGTGCCGGTCCAGTCAAAATTAATTTAAACTTCCCGGGCCGGATAAGCAACAGCGGATTCAGCTTTAAACGCGCCTGGGGCCTGTCCTGGGCCGCAAGAGCCGCGGGAAAAACGCGAAAATCCTCATGGGAATCGGGCTTGCCTCATCCCCCGCCTGGGGGCTATTTTTATCAACACCGCCGGAGCGAGAGGGAACGGCTGCGCGGCGGGAGATTTTTTCAACCTTGAGACGAAAGGAACTGTCATGGAACCCTTGCGTGTAGGACTGGCCGGACTGAATTTCGGCAAGAAACTGGCCCTGAGCGGCACGAAAAACCGCAGCATCCAGGTGGTGGCCTGCTACAGCCGCACTGCGGCCTCGCGCGAGAAATTCGCCGCCGAGTTCGGCTGCACCCCCTGCGAGAGCTACAACCAGATGCTGGAGCACCCGGAGCTGGAGGCGGTGATTGTCGCCACGCCCAACCACAATCACCTGGAACAGGGCTACGAGGCCGCGGTGCGGGGTAAGCACGTGTTCGTGGACAAGCCGATCACCAACAGCATCAAGGAGGGCGAGGCCCTGGTCTCGGTCTGCCGCGATAATGGAGTGAAGCTCTGCGTGGGCCACAGCACACGCTTTTCCGGATCGTACACCAAAATACGCGAGCTGGTGCAGGCGGGCCGGATCGGACAGCCGCTGGTCGTGGAGGCGCATTTCGGGTCGAGCAACGCGTTCGGCCTGCGGCCCGGAGACTGGCGCTGGAGCCAGGCCACCTGCCCCAGCCAGTCGCTCATCCAGATGGGCATCCACCTTCTTGACGTGATGCGGGCCACCCTCGGCGAGGTGGTGAGCGTGAGTTCGCATTTCGAGAACGTGATGCTGGACATGGACAACCCCGACCTGAGCGCCACGCTGCTGGAGTTCGAGTCCGGGGCCACCGGGGTGCTGGTCTCGAGCTACATCCACAACGACTGCTACAGCGTGTGGCACGGAAGCGAGGGCCTTCTGCGCTACATGTACTGGGTGGATGACGGGCGCATCGAGCGACTGGACAAGTTCGGGCACGTGGATGAGAGCGACCACTGGATCGATTTCGAGCCGCAGGACAGCCTGGCTGTGGAGCTGAAGGATTTCCAGGGCGCGGTGCGCGAGGACCGCGAGCCGATTGTCAACGGCGAGGAGGGCCTTCGCAGCCTGGCCCCGGTTCTGGCCGCGGTGATCAGCGCCCGCGAGGGACGGCGGGTGTATATAGACGAGCTGCTGTAAAGATGACGCTGCGGGAGGGGTCGGGGAAAAGGCCTGCACACGTTGCGAGCGGATGAATGCTGAGCTGGCTGTTCATTCAAGCGGGAGATCAGGATGAATAAATTGATAGTTGCCGCGCTGTCGCTGCTGTTGACGGCTGGAGCCCTTTTGGCCCAGGGCGCGGAGAAAACGGAACAGAAACCGGAGCCGCCTTTCTCGAACGCGGTCAAGGCCCAGGGGCTGGTTTTCGTGGCCGGACAGATCGGCGCGGAGCCCTCCAGCGGCAAGATGGAGCCGGAGATCCGCGCCCAGGTGCGTCAGGCGCTCCAGAACATCAAGGCTGTCCTGGAGGCCAACGGCTCCGGGATGGACCGGGTGGTCAAGACAACCGTGTTCCTGACAGATATCGACTATTTCGGCGCGATGAACGAGGAGTATGTCAAGTTCTTCCCGGGCGCCAAGCCCGCCCGCTCCACGGTGGCCGTGGCGGCCCTGGCCCGCGGCGCGCTGGTCGAGATCGAGGCCGTTGCGGTGGATGGGCAAGCGAAATAGACAGGCTGGGATTGCCGTAAGCACTGTAGGGGTGGGTTTCAAACCCGCCCCCCGCATTATGATGCTATGCGGTTTTACCGCGGGTTAGCTCATTCGGAGGCAGGCCGGTTGAGTGGTACGAACGAGACATACAAGCCCGGCTGGCTGGCCCTGGCCGCGAGCGGCGAGCTGACGAATCGTGCGGAACGCGCCCTGGAGCTGGCCGCAGAGTGCCGTCTCTGCCCCCGCGCCTGCCGGGCGAAGCGTTCCGGGGGA of the bacterium genome contains:
- a CDS encoding Gfo/Idh/MocA family oxidoreductase; amino-acid sequence: MEPLRVGLAGLNFGKKLALSGTKNRSIQVVACYSRTAASREKFAAEFGCTPCESYNQMLEHPELEAVIVATPNHNHLEQGYEAAVRGKHVFVDKPITNSIKEGEALVSVCRDNGVKLCVGHSTRFSGSYTKIRELVQAGRIGQPLVVEAHFGSSNAFGLRPGDWRWSQATCPSQSLIQMGIHLLDVMRATLGEVVSVSSHFENVMLDMDNPDLSATLLEFESGATGVLVSSYIHNDCYSVWHGSEGLLRYMYWVDDGRIERLDKFGHVDESDHWIDFEPQDSLAVELKDFQGAVREDREPIVNGEEGLRSLAPVLAAVISAREGRRVYIDELL
- a CDS encoding RidA family protein; translated protein: MNKLIVAALSLLLTAGALLAQGAEKTEQKPEPPFSNAVKAQGLVFVAGQIGAEPSSGKMEPEIRAQVRQALQNIKAVLEANGSGMDRVVKTTVFLTDIDYFGAMNEEYVKFFPGAKPARSTVAVAALARGALVEIEAVAVDGQAK
- a CDS encoding AMP nucleosidase, with amino-acid sequence MDQPAPDKRSRKRQIARETLERYTGSAPDLFQPYVLLTNFQLYAERFAAGAGRSSQRGSAMSAAHDPSAGISLVCFGIGSPNAALIVDVLTAVEPRALLFLGLCGGLSAKHRVGDFFLPTAAIRDDGASHHYLPERVPALPYFLIQRHLSLELDRRGLTCRHGIIHTTGYRFWEFDQSFREVLLAERARAIDMETAAVFAVGFALGLRVGALLLISDLPLTEEGIKTRRSSRAVFDKFTDIHLDVGLSSLLQIQKESG